From one Amphiura filiformis chromosome 13, Afil_fr2py, whole genome shotgun sequence genomic stretch:
- the LOC140167482 gene encoding histamine H2 receptor-like has product MKAATKVFTISLAITDFCVGLFSITSIVSSALDRWPFGATICWLNTDWDAALCSISVFFYSCLGIDRLIEVQKPLRYRQIMTRKRAQWIAILIWVLSIAFYVVLVRADHQVEYGYQKSTAACTYIITRDVILSVIGTLSISFYIPVIIASFIYIKLLRVSRQHIQRIKKIMPTGPPPRRQGSILMFTIAMLADIIAWTPYSVLVVYELCSGQRAPSWVEFGTNWLLMSTSWWNVVIYARSNRSWRETAVVILKKCLNRNQEYEIQSCIFPEHIN; this is encoded by the coding sequence ATGAAAGCTGCCACTAAAGTCTTCACCATCTCTTTAGCGATTACCGATTTCTGCGTTGGACTTTTTTCTATTACTTCCATCGTATCGTCAGCTTTAGATCGGTGGCCATTTGGGGCAACTATTTGCTGGCTGAATACTGACTGGGATGCTGCCTTATGTAGTATCTCTGTGTTCTTCTACTCTTGTTTGGGGATAGATCGTCTAATAGAAGTGCAAAAACCGCTTCGGTACCGACAAATCATGACCAGAAAACGTGCGCAGTGGATTGCTATCTTGATATGGGTTCTTAGTATTGCCTTTTATGTTGTCCTCGTACGGGCTGATCACCAGGTGGAATATGGATACCAGAAGAGTACTGCTGCGTGCACATATATCATCACAAGAGATGTTATTTTATCGGTTATTGGTACACTTTCAATCTCATTTTATATCCCTGTAATCATAGCATCGTTCATTTATATCAAACTATTGCGGGTGTCACGGCAGCATATTCAACGAATCAAGAAAATAATGCCCACAGGACCTCCACCACGGCGGCAAGGTTCTATCTTGATGTTTACAATTGCTATGCTTGCTGATATTATTGCCTGGACACCTTACTCGGTCCTCGTTGTATACGAATTATGTTCGGGACAAAGAGCGCCCTCATGGGTGGAATTTGGTACTAATTGGTTATTGATGAGTACTTCGTGGTGGAATGTGGTCATATATGCTAGGTCTAATAGGTCATGGAGGGAAACGGCTGTGgttatactgaaaaaatgttTAAACAGAAACCAAGAGTACGAGATACAGTCATGCATCTTTCCTGAACACATTAATTGA
- the LOC140168108 gene encoding sterile alpha motif domain-containing protein 3-like isoform X2 produces MDNSGDNSPDSSPVTTDVEMESFKHQFVFVYGEHCKAASIENGSPCGANYSELKDKAASLYQLTESDFFLEKYLNSPFNTYVDLEERDQLASGQKIKIRNKVIIPIQIFGGISTAKEAKIADVPNTADVPNTVDDEADASGTSKDKQANQLTFQGGSWINNFKIPQLPANIKQKLQKGATDLKMAEYGAILEMVFFRVKPSTVYPTTSQYGQIIELLFQEYPSLSLARENMSAGQVKKLWIKRLEYKFQNLRKRHKDEIPEIKKRGKYTRNETTQPPSGKAAPMWGLINYLPINQHSEDEETITKHKQWLQTEATKKYPNISRVQAAMDMTLASRRLWIVNEQPTIKSVREEYPWLFKSEQQVVEMKRLLGAESEDYEKRFKRGLKNWSLAMVRYGRKQKKSRLPNCFQHISDAIGLSRDASKKDDLMATAALLVLPSLFREKLDSFFEPNEDGTPYIRCDEENKPTNLEFGHAEDEVFEVVLDDTVLTSCKSFLSAVMLLIAGIYMFSIVNPPSLSKSFTFLEKVVLGLEDDQPLNRSLITVVAKLNALK; encoded by the exons ATGGACAATTCCGGGGACAATTCACCCGATTCTAGCCCGGTAACAACGGATGTCgaaatggaaag tTTCAAACACCAGTTTGTGTTCGTCTATGGAGAGCATTGTAAAGCAGCTAGCATCGAAAATGGGTCCCCATGTGGTGCAAACTACAGTGAGCTCAAAGATAAAGCTGCCAGTCTATATCAATTGACGGAGAGTGATTTTTTTCTAGAGAAATATCTGAATTCTCCATTCAACACTTACGTTGATTTAGAGGAAAGAGACCAACTAGCGAGTGGGCAGAAAATTAAGATAAGAAACAAAGTCATTATTCCTATCCAAATATTTGGAGGGATCAGTACAGCTAAAGAGGCCAAGATTGCTGATGTGCCAAATACTGCTGATGTGCCAAATACTGTTGATGATGAAGCAGATGCCAGTGGTACCAGTAAAGACAAACAAGCTAACCA GTTAACATTTCAAGGAGGCAGTTGGATAAATAACTTCAAAATTCCACAACTACCTGCAAACATCAAACAGAAGTTACAGAAAGGAGCGACTGACCTGAAGATGGCGGAATATGGTGCGATATTAGAAATGGTGTTTTTTCGGGTGAAACCTAGCACTGT ATACCCTACAACTTCCCAGTATGGACAAATCATTGAATTACTGTTCCAAGAGTACCCTTCTTTATCTTTGGCAAGAGAAAACATGTCAGCAGGACAAGTCAAG AAACTGTGGATAAAGCGTCTGGAATACAAGTTCCAGAATCTGCGCAAGAGACACAAAGACGAGATACCGGAAATAAAGAAACGTGGGAAATACACTAGAAATGAGACAACACAACCTCCAAGTGGAAAGGCAGCACCCATGTGGGGTTTGATCAATTATTTACCTATCAACCAGCATTCTGAGGACGAGGAAACAATAACCAAACATAAACAGTGGCTGCAGACCGAGGCTACAAAGAAGTATCCCAACATAAGTAGAGTCCAAGCAGCTATGGATATGACACTTGCTTCAAGACGTCTTTGGATTGTTAATGAACAACCAACGATAAAGAGTGTGAGGGAGGAATACCCGTGGCTCTTCAAATCTGAACAG CAAGTAGTTGAGATGAAGAGGCTGCTGGGTGCTGAGAGTGAAGATTATGAAAAGAGGTTTAAGAGAGGACTAAAAAACTGGAGCCTGGCCATGGTGAGGTACGGACGCAAACAGAAAAAAAGTCGCCTTCCGAATTGTTTTCAGCATATAAGTGATGCAATTGGACTGAGTAGAGATGCCAGCAAGAAAGATG ATTTGATGGCTACAGCGGCATTGCTTGTTTTGCCGTCCCTATTTCGTGAGAAGTTGGACAGTTTCTTTGAG CCCAATGAAGATGGTACACCATACATCCGCTGTGATGAAGAGAACAAACCAACAAACTTGGAATTCGGCCATGCAGAAGATGAAGTATTCGAAGTTGTACTAGATGACACTGTGCTGACCAGTTGCAAGAGTTTTCTTTCAGCAGTTATGCTCCTGATCGCAGGCATTTACATGTTTTCCATAGTAAATCCACCTTCACTCAGCAAATCTTTCACCTTCCTTGAGAAGGTTGTGCTGGGATTAGAGGATGATCAGCCCCTAAACAGATCGCTGATAACAGTTGTGGCAAAGCTGAATGCATTGAAGTAA
- the LOC140168108 gene encoding uncharacterized protein isoform X1: MFYCCECDFTTYTFHSLIRHYRYGHVGPEFQIICNVQGCQKSYRNVRSFQVHVKAKHQDFWFEHYNQNRQNQQEQEQAENEQLDDINDDVELEIQGNQVGNEPIDMNRKACSTLLKLREMHKCTESACDYVADEIADMIKCCREEVSSKVIEILERDGVDVDLDPEGLSQAIGETVLERSFRHFSDHRHVHSYVADEYNHVKPVEYIIVDEENETDDSVQYVSILQTLTELLKHDDIFAEVYEGHATHSEVMQDFCDGSNFKKNTLFSNAPHSLQIQLYYDDFTIGNPLANKAPTLKLGGFYFVIGNLSPKYRSKLHVIQLAMLCKSKHIKRYGFKKVLVPLIRDLKVLEEEGILVSKDGVDHLIQGTVSYVSADNLGAHGIGGFMENFSTVQRFCRFCNVSKNNIKEHYRMSADLRRRTEASYNQQAEIVAGNEDLSSIYGMKQNSVLNELQYFHVTRGLPPDIAHDLFEGIVPQVLQQVISHCVRSGHFTLDYLNTQIRTFPYQKCDRVNKPTKLSKNLATFKVKETAAQCWCLLRLLPLMVGHRVPIDDPAWNVLVLLSDVVLYSTCPKVTPYIVEFLGDVIEEFLTEYFSVFPEATMTPKMHFLIHYPEMMSEFGPLVACFTLRFEGKHYYFKELYHCTRNTKNICKTLAERHEYYQAFQRSRPKFLTEGVVEHTKGEEFPIILLPTDVRARVLEVAGPTDTVYRAQSVKHDGVEYSTGDVLVVGCENFAVIRMCLLIAGVPYFSCRRLTIKEYSRHLHAYLVSAEQKHFLCRLSDLADYRPLGLYSSTRGDLITLRTFTIG, translated from the coding sequence ATGTTTTATTGCTGTGAATGTGATTTTACCACATATACTTTTCATTCACTGATAAGGCATTACAGATACGGTCATGTTGGGCCCGAGTTTCAAATTATCTGCAATGTGCAAGGATGTCAAAAATCATACCGGAATGTCAGATCATTTCAAGTTCATGTCAAAGCCAAACATCAGGATTTCTGGTTTGAGCATTACAACCAAAATAGGCAAAACCAACAAGAGCAGGAGCAAGCGGAAAATGAACAGTTGGATGACATTAATGATGATGTTGAACTTGAAATCCAAGGTAATCAGGTTGGAAATGAACCAATTGACATGAATAGAAAAGCATGTTCTACTTTGCTTAAGCTAAGGGAGATGCACAAGTGCACTGAGAGTGCATGTGATTATGTGGCAGATGAAATTGCTGATATGATAAAATGCTGTAGAGAAGAGGTCTCTTCAAAGGTGATTGAAATACTAGAAAGAGATGGAGTAGATGTTGATTTGGACCCAGAAGGCTTATCTCAGGCTATTGGTGAAACTGTACTTGAAAGGTCATTTAGGCACTTCAGTGATCACAGGCATGTACATAGCTATGTTGCAGATGAATATAATCATGTTAAACCTGTAGAGTACATAATAGTGGATGAAGAAAATGAAACTGATGACAGTGTACAATATGTGTCAATTCTGCAAACACTGACCGAGTTATTGAAgcatgatgatatttttgctgagGTTTATGAAGGGCATGCTACACATAGTGAGGTAATGCAAGATTTTTGTGATGGGTCCAATTTCAAGAAAAACACATTGTTTTCAAATGCCCCACACAGTCTACAGATACAACTGTATTATGATGACTTCACGATTGGAAACCCATTGGCAAATAAGGCCCCAACATTGAAATTAGGAGGCTTTTACTTTGTAATTGGGAACTTAAGTCCAAAGTATCGATCAAAGCTTCATGTTATCCAACTAGCAATGCTTTGTAAATCAAAACACATCAAGCGTTATGGTTTTAAGAAAGTTCTAGTTCCTCTTATCAGAGACCTGAAAGTACTTGAAGAAGAAGGGATATTAGTGTCAAAAGATGGTGTTGATCATCTCATTCAAGGAACTGTATCCTATGTAAGTGCTGACAATTTGGGAGCCCATGGGATAGGTGGATTCATGGAAAACTTTTCGACAGTTCAGAGATTCTGCAGATTTTGCAATGTTTCAAAGAATAATATCAAAGAACATTATAGAATGTCTGCTGATCTCAGACGACGGACTGAAGCTTCATACAATCAGCAGGCAGAAATAGTTGCAGGGAATGAAGATCTCTCTTCAATATATGGAATGAAGCAGAATTCGGTATTGAATGAGCTTCAGTACTTTCATGTCACCAGGGGATTACCTCCAGATATTGCTCATGACCTTTTTGAAGGCATTGTACCACAGGTGTTGCAGCAGGTAATTTCACATTGTGTAAGATCAGGACATTTTACCTTGGATTACTTGAACACACAAATCAGGACATTCCCATATCAGAAATGTGATAGGGTAAACAAACCAACTAAATTGTCTAAGAACTTGGCTACCTTTAAAGTGAAGGAGACAGCTGCCCAGTGCTGGTGTTTACTTAGGCTGTTGCCATTGATGGTGGGACACAGAGTTCCAATAGATGATCCAGCTTGGAATGTATTGGTGTTGTTGTCAGATGTTGTGCTATACTCTACATGTCCAAAGGTTACACCATACATTGTAGAATTTTTGGGTGATGTCATAGAAGAATTTCTAACAGAGTACTTTTCTGTATTTCCGGAGGCAACCATGACACCCAAAATGCACTTTCTGATACACTACCCAGAAATGATGTCAGAATTTGGGCCACTAGTAGCCTGTTTCACTCTAAGATTTGAGGGCAAGCATTACTATTTTAAAGAACTTTACCATTGCACCAggaacacaaaaaatatttgtaaGACATTGGCAGAAAGACATGAGTATTACCAGGCATTTCAGAGATCTCGTCCTAAGTTTTTAACTGAAGGAGTTGTAGAACACACAAAAGGAGAAGAATTTCCCATAATTCTTCTACCCACAGATGTTAGGGCAAGAGTATTGGAAGTTGCAGGACCCACTGACACGGTATACAGAGCACAATCTGTAAAACATGATGGTGTAGAGTATAGTACTGGGGATGTCCTTGTGGTGGGATGTGAAAATTTTGCTGTTATTAGAATGTGTCTTCTTATAGCAGGGGTTCCATATTTCTCATGTAGACGTCTCACAATCAAAGAATACTCCCGTCATCTCCATGCCTATCTTGTTTCTGCAGAGCAAAAACATTTCTTATGCCGCCTTTCTGACCTAGCAGATTATCGCCCACTTGGTTTGTACAGTAGCACTAGAGGTGATTTAATTACCTTAAGAACTTTTACTATTGGCTAA